TGCAACGCGTGATCGATAAGATCGCTCGCGCTGACCGATGGCACAGTCGAATCAGAGGAATACGGCACATTGCGCATCAGATCCAGATAACAGTTGAGCTGCTCGGTCAGTTGCTCGCGGGTCAGCGAACGCTGACGGGAAGCTAACAGCGCGGTGCAGCACAGGTTCATCGCGTTAGCCGCACCCGCGTTGTTAATACGCACCATCAGCTCTGCCGCAATCCCGTTCACTGTCGGCGTCAGCCAGGCCGGACGCACGGCTTCGATAGGATCAATCGACTCGCGCCACTCCGGCACGTGGTGATTCAGGTACGTCATCAACGGCATTGGCTCGCCAAAGTTCACGTAGCCCTGACCGAGATTACGCAGCTTGCTCAAGCCACGCAGCATCTGCGGCAGACTCTCTTTCTCTTTGGTTGCCCCGCGCAGCTCTTTGGCATAGGTCCCCACTTCCATCACATGTTCGTAACCGATGTAAATCGGCACCAGGGTGATCGGACGGGTGCCACCGCGCAGCATCGCCTGAATAGTCATTGATAGCGTGCCGGTTTTCGGATCCAGCAGACGACCCGTACGGGAACGACCGCCTTCGACAAAGTATTCAACCGAGTAGCCGCGGCTGAACAGTTCGCCCAGATACTCACGGAAGACGGTGGAATAGAGCTTATTGCCCTTAAAGGTACGGCGAATAAAGAACGCGCCCAGGCGGCGGAAGATCGGGCCTGCTGGCCAAAAGTTCAGGTTGATACCCGCGGCAATATGCGGTGGCACCAGCCCCTGGTGATAGAGCACGTAGGAGAGCAGCAGATAGTCCATGTGGCTGCGGTGGCAGGGAACATAGACAATTTCGTGCCCGTCGTGCGCCAGTTGGCGAACGCGCTCGGCGTTATGAACGTTGATCCCCTGATAGAGCCGGTTCCAGGTGAAACCCAGGATGCGGTCGGTCAGGCGAATCATTTCGTATGAGAAGTTGGCGGCGATCTCTTCCATCAGCGCAATCGCGTTTTGCTGTGCCTTTTCATGGGAGATTTTCTTGCTGCGCGCTTCATCTTCGACCGCGCGGGCAATCGCTTTGGACGCCAACAGTTTGTTGAAGAGATCCTGACGTGCAGGCAGGCGCGGTCCCACAGCGGCAAGACGCTGACGGGCGAAGTGCATACGCGCCACGCGTGCCAGTTTCTGCGCAATGATTTTATCCGTGCCGTGCTCATCGGCCATTCGGCGCAGGGACACGGAAGGTGAGAAACGGACAAAGCTGTCGCGCCCCAGCCAGGAGACGGCAAAGAATTTCTGGATGCCGTTAAGCATGCGCAGTGGCGGGTTAACCTCACCCTTCTCACGGCCCGGCGAGCGTCCAAACATCACCGACACTGGCACCATTTGCACATCCAGGTCTGGATTGCTGCGATGCAGGTCGAGATAGTTATGGAACAGCTTGATGGACTCTTCTTTCGGTGTGTAATAGGTGAATACCCGCGGTCCGCCGTGAATGAATACATAGCGTGGCAACTGGGTGCCATCGATCTCCAGCGGCACTAACGGGTCGGGGAGATCGTGCGCCAGACATTGCGCGCGCAGCGTCAGCAAGTCCGCTTTGGAGTTGTACGGTAAAACGTACATAATTGGACGAGAGGTATTGAGTCCCAATTCCGGGGCAGGATCTGCCGGAATAGACTTGCTTTTTACCAGTACACTTAATGGTAAATTCAGGATTTTGTAGTAAATTCGTGGCCAGCCGGACATAAACGATGTAAAGCCTCTGGTTAATAATGCAATTGCGTTGCAAGGATATCAGAAAGTCATGTGAATTTCTGGTGTATCCCGTCATACTTCGCGCCGCGTGCCCTAACTCGAATCACATGAGTTAATTAGACAATGTCATTGACGCCAATAATGCAAAAAGGTTCTTTTAATGGCTAATAATACCACTGGATTCACCCGAATTATCAAAGCTGCAGGCTATTCCTGGAAAGGTTTTCGCGCCGCGTGGATTAACGAGGCCGCGTTCCGTCAGGAGAGTGTGGCGGTTTTGCTGGCCGTCGCTATCGCCTGCTGGCTGGATGTGGATGCCATCACGCGCGTTCTATTGATCGGCTCCGTTATGCTGGTCATGATTGTTGAAATTCTGAACAGCGCCATTGAGGCCGTGGTGGACCGTATCGGCTCTGATTATCATGAACTCTCTGGTCGTGCAAAAGATATGGGATCGGCGGCGGTGCTGCTCTCTATCATTGTGGCGCTGATCACCTGGGGCCTCCTGCTGTGGACACATTTTCGCTAAGGTTTTTTCGACCCTGATTCCATAACAGGTTAAATCTGCTGTTGAATGTGCAGTTTGTGGTTCCAAAATCACCTTTAGCTGTATATACTCACAGCATAACTGTATATACACCCAGGGGGCGGAATGAAAGCGTTAACGGCCAGGCAACAAGAGGTGTTTGATCTCATTCGGGATCACATCAGCCAGACAGGTATGCCACCGACGCGTGCGGAGATCGCACAGCGTTTGGGGTTCCGTTCCCCAAACGCGGCTGAAGAACACCTGAAAGCGCTGGCGCGGAAAGGGGCAATTGAAATCGTCTCCGGCGCTTCTCGCGGCATTCGACTGCTGCAGGAAGAAGAAGAGGGGTTACCGCTTATCGGTCGTGTCGCGGCGGGCGAACCACTGTTGGCGCAGCAGCACATCGAAGGCCATTATCAGGTGGACCCGTCTCTGTTTAAGCCGAATGCCGATTTCCTGCTGCGCGTCAGCGGGATGTCGATGAAAGATATCGGTATTATGGATGGCGATCTGTTGGCGGTACACAAAACCCAGGATGTGCGTAACGGCCAGGTGGTTGTGGCGCGTATCGACGACGAAGTGACGGTCAAACGCTTGAAAAAACAGGGCAATAAAGTTGAGTTACTGCCTGAAAACAGCGAATTTAAACCTATCCTGGTTGACCTTCGCGAACAGAATTTCACCATCGAAGGATTGGCCGTTGGCGTCATCCGTAACGGTGAATGGCTGTAGTAATCCTGTAGGCCGGATAAGGCGTTTACGCCGTTATCCGGCACTCTCACCACTCTCGTTATGACCTCTTCTCAGGCTCGCTCCATGCCGTTTTTTGCTTCTGCTGACAAGGCGCTCTGGCGTCTCGCCTTACCTATGATTTTCTCCAATATCACCGTTCCTCTGCTGGGACTGGTGGATACGGCGGTCATTGGTCACCTGGACAGCCCTGTATATCTTGGCGGGGTGGCAGTGGGGGCGACGGCAACGAGTTTTCTGTTCATGCTCCTGCTCTTTTTACGCATGAGCACGACCGGGCTGACGGCGCAGGCGTTCGGCGCGAAGAATCCTCAGGCGCTGGCACGGGCTCTGGTGCAACCGCTGATCCTGGCGTTGGGCGCTGGGGCTATGATTGCGCTCTTTCGCACACCGATTATCGATCTGGCGCTGCACATCGTGGGTGGTAGCGAAGCGGTGCTGGAGCAGGCAAGACGGTTTCTGGCCATTCGCTGGCTGAGCGCTCCGGCGTCGCTGGCGAATCTGGTA
The DNA window shown above is from Citrobacter farmeri and carries:
- the plsB gene encoding glycerol-3-phosphate 1-O-acyltransferase PlsB, whose amino-acid sequence is MSGWPRIYYKILNLPLSVLVKSKSIPADPAPELGLNTSRPIMYVLPYNSKADLLTLRAQCLAHDLPDPLVPLEIDGTQLPRYVFIHGGPRVFTYYTPKEESIKLFHNYLDLHRSNPDLDVQMVPVSVMFGRSPGREKGEVNPPLRMLNGIQKFFAVSWLGRDSFVRFSPSVSLRRMADEHGTDKIIAQKLARVARMHFARQRLAAVGPRLPARQDLFNKLLASKAIARAVEDEARSKKISHEKAQQNAIALMEEIAANFSYEMIRLTDRILGFTWNRLYQGINVHNAERVRQLAHDGHEIVYVPCHRSHMDYLLLSYVLYHQGLVPPHIAAGINLNFWPAGPIFRRLGAFFIRRTFKGNKLYSTVFREYLGELFSRGYSVEYFVEGGRSRTGRLLDPKTGTLSMTIQAMLRGGTRPITLVPIYIGYEHVMEVGTYAKELRGATKEKESLPQMLRGLSKLRNLGQGYVNFGEPMPLMTYLNHHVPEWRESIDPIEAVRPAWLTPTVNGIAAELMVRINNAGAANAMNLCCTALLASRQRSLTREQLTEQLNCYLDLMRNVPYSSDSTVPSVSASDLIDHALQMNKFEVEKDTIGDIIILPREQAVLMTYYRNNIAHMLVLPSLMAAIVTQHRHISREALLQHVDVLYPMLKAELFLRWERDELAGVIDALTAEMQRQGLITLQNDELHINPAHSRTLQLLAAGARETLQRYAITFWLLSANPSINRGTLEKESRTVAQRLSVLHGINAPEFFDKAVFSSLVLTLRDEGYISDTGDAEPGETMKVYQMLAELITSDVRLTIESATQSE
- a CDS encoding diacylglycerol kinase is translated as MANNTTGFTRIIKAAGYSWKGFRAAWINEAAFRQESVAVLLAVAIACWLDVDAITRVLLIGSVMLVMIVEILNSAIEAVVDRIGSDYHELSGRAKDMGSAAVLLSIIVALITWGLLLWTHFR
- the lexA gene encoding transcriptional repressor LexA, whose protein sequence is MKALTARQQEVFDLIRDHISQTGMPPTRAEIAQRLGFRSPNAAEEHLKALARKGAIEIVSGASRGIRLLQEEEEGLPLIGRVAAGEPLLAQQHIEGHYQVDPSLFKPNADFLLRVSGMSMKDIGIMDGDLLAVHKTQDVRNGQVVVARIDDEVTVKRLKKQGNKVELLPENSEFKPILVDLREQNFTIEGLAVGVIRNGEWL